The Fimbriimonadaceae bacterium genome includes the window CGGTATCGCGCAGTTTCACAAAGTTTGCACCCATGTTGTTGAATGCAAGCGCCGCGTTAGCCGAGTCAATCGAGCCAAGCTTAGACAGATCCAGGTTCGTGAGGAATCCCTCGGCAACCGCCCTTGCTCCATGAAGGGTCAGCCCATAGCAAAGATAGATTCGACCACGGAGTTCTTCGTCAAACTCGTACTGGTTTAAGATCGTTCCGAACTTATTCTTCTCGATCTCGGGCATCGGAGTTTTGATATGAGCGGCTGCCCACTCCAAGCCACGACTGAGGGAGTTTTCGCTTACGTTGTATCCAGCTCGTTTAGCGGTACTGAGAGCTTCGATGACCATCGCCGTCATGAATGGATCGCCGGTGTCGTATTCCCACCATCCCCATGAACCGTCGCTGTGCTGAAGCGCGCTAAGCCGTGAAAGGCCCTCGTTAACCCATTGTTCAGCCTCGCTGAACCTGGCCGGGCGATTGAGGCCCTTCGCCGCAGTCATTTTTGATGCTACGAGGCACGGTACAAAACGGCTAAGCGTTTGCTCAACGCAGCCGTAAGGGAATCTCACCAACTCGTCTATGGCCTGATAAATAGTCGTGCCTAACGAAGGTGTAAGGGAAACCTCAGCTCCGCCAATGCTCGGGTCGAACCCCTGTCGAAGCGTAAACTTCATACTGGCGTTCGCGTTTAGGATGCCGGCGCTATAGTCGACAAACTGTCGAGCGTGTGGCAGGATGGGCACACGAAGCTCCACACCGTCCGTTGTGTTGGCGTCGATCCAAGTTTTGGCGACAAACACAGCAGAGCCGCTGGTGGTCGCCTCTGCTGTCCACTCGAACGCTTTGGTTTCGCCGTTGCGTATGCGCTGCTTTTGACGAAGATCTCCTTCGACTTTGGCTCCTTCGACGGTCAGTTCAAGGTTGACATCGGCGTCCCTTCCGCTGTCGTTGGTGACCGCTGCGATTAGCCTTTGCTTATCCGATTGCACCCAGAATGATGGGGCTTCCAAGCGCACCATCAGGGGTCTTCTTGCTCGAACATTTTGAGTCGCTTGACCAACCTCTGTATTTGCTGTGATGCCAACAGCCGTCGCTCGCCAACTCGTGAGGTTGTCGGGAAGCTTAAAGCTCACACTCGCGGTTCCGTCTGCCCCGGTGCGAACGAACGGCGCCCAAAAAGCGGTGTCTCGGAAAACCCTTCGAACCGTGATGCTCGATGGGGCCTTATCGCCACCGTCCAGGTAAACCTCGGGGAAGGAGTAGCTCGTATCGACGTTGTTGTAGCGTGTGGGGAAGAACCCGGCGGCGATATCTGTGCGGTCGGATGCGAGGGCGTAAATCGACTCGTCGACGACTCCGAGAGAAACGTCAGCAGGCACGGGTGAACCGTCTGTCTTCTTCGTCGTCACCGTGTAGCTTGCGATCTCTCCCGGCAAGTAAACAGACTTATCGCTCGCGATGGAAACGTTCAGCTTCTTTGCGCCGAGATCCACGGCAATACGACGCGACCGGGATCTAAAGCTTTTGTCTTTGATAAGGCAAACGGAAACATAGGCATTCGGGGTTAAAGCCTGAGTCACCGGCACTTCAAGAGTCATCACCGGATCGTCGAGCCGCACAACCTTGGACATGTAGATGCTATCTGCTTCTATCGTCAGCCAGGCCCATGAGCCCGTCATTGACGTGCGAACCACAACTTTGGCGGTCTCTCCCGGTTTGTATTGCTTCTTATCGAGCTTGAGAGAAAGGTTCTCTTCGGGCTTGACACCCTCAAAATCGAAGCCGCGCGCAGCTACCCAGACGTAGTCACTCCCTTGCACCAAGTTGCGCTTGTCGTCGGTGGCCTCGGCTCGAAACTGATAATCTCCGGCGGTCTTTGGCGTGAATTGAGCACGGACGACACCCGATGCATCCGTTACCAACGATCGAGATTCCTGGACCTGGAATTCGTAATCCTTTCCGTTCCAGAACTCCCTGCCAAACCTCGCCTTAATCGGTAGGCCAGACATCGGTTTGCCGGTAAGACTATCGGTTGCAGTGATCTTGTAGCTGACGGGCGTACCTTTTTCGACGACGTATTGGTCATTCTCGACGTGTATGTCGAACTGCCCACGAGCAACCTTCACCGATCCTGTGCCATCGAAGTACTTTCCGCCTGGATCGGATACGCTTGCGGTGAGATTGTAGGTGTAGTCGGTGGTGGTGACAGGGCGGTCAAAATCACTCTCCCGCTTTGTGTCGAATTCGATAACCGCCCTTCCATTGGAGTCGGTGACGGCCTTGTACTCATTGAAGTATTCGCCGCCGTAACTGTATCCGTATTCGTCGTCCTGTTCTCCGTCGCCGTAGGTCCACAAGGCTTGTCGATCCACATACGCGATCACCTCGGCCCCAACAACCGGTCCCCCAAAGTAGTACTGAGCTTCCACGATAAAGCGAGCCTTCTCGCCCATGATGTAGGTCGGTTTCTCCGGCGTTACCTTAATCTGATAAGTTGGTTTGCGATAGGCGGCAAGTGTCACCACCATCGACTCTGTGCGTCCCGCAACAACCGCCTCGACGTAGTAATCACCAGGCGCCATCTCCTTGTTGGTAACAAATTGTCCCGTGAATGAGCCCATGTCGCTGGTGGTTGTCTCGGACTCAGCGAGCAGATTGGAGTCTTCGTCTCGCACCTCGATCGACACCGGTTTGTTGGCGGCCACCTCATAAGTACTGCCTCGCAAAATGCGCGTGATTCCTTTAAATTCGACGGTGTCCCCTGGACGATAAATGGGACGGTCACTGTACATGTAGGTTGTGACCTGGCTACCTTCCGACTGACTGTCCAAGTAGCTATCCGCTACCGCCCAAGAGTTGCCGTGCTGGGCCAGCACGACCTCGCGCTTTCGAGAGCCGCTGCGTTGAATCTTATAGGAGAACGTTCCATCAGCGTCTGTCTGCCCCTTCTTGACGGCTTTCCCGCTTTGGCCCGAGGAGATGGTTGCCCCGGCTATCGGTTTGCCTGAAACGAGGTCAACGACGTAGCATGCTGCATCGTTGCGCGCGATCTTGGTTACCAGACCAATTTTGGATACGACAAACCAGGTGCCGCGCATCATGCCATCGGTGCTGCACTCCAACCAATAGAGGCCTTCGTTAAGCTTATCGACATGAACGGGCATTCGGAATACGCCCTCTACGTCTCTCCCCGAGTTGGGCTTTTCGATCTTGGAAACCAACTTCCCTGCTTGAGAAGGGTCTAAACCTTTGGGTTTCCAGGATTGTCGAAAACTCTGCAGAAGGGTTTGCAGGCCTTCCTTTGCGACGACGCTGGCAAAAGGAAGTTCATAGATCCGGATTTCAGAGGTTTCTTTCTTACTGAATCCGTGCAAGTTAAACTCAATCGCCTGTCCGGGCGTGAAAACGTGCTGGCTCGCATAGACTTCGAGGTAGGGATCGGTGGGTTCAAGTTCGACATCGACGGCTTCAGGCTTTCCTTCCTTTACCTCGACCCGAACATCTTGAATCTTATGGACATCACCCCGGACATCCAAAAGATAACGCCCAGCCTTGACGCTCCCGAGATAGTATCGACCCTCTTCATTTGTCGCCGCCGAGTAGGTCACCGGCTCTTCTTCGAGGTGCAAGTCGCCGCGCCAATATCGATCCCAGTCGATGTCCGCACGCAAGTACACCACTGCGTTCGGCAATAGTTTTCCGTTCTCCGCCATCCGAACTGTGCCGGTCAGTCCGCCGTAAGGGACTTCTCGAGTGATGCCGTGGGCAAGGAGTACAAAGCAGGCCGCAATGGCGACGGCAATTGCAAGCAATCGACTAACAGCGATTTTTGAAGACATCGTTACTGCCCCTCCTTTGTGGGGGCTCCTTCTGATCGAACGGATAAGAACCAAATGAGTATCGCTACAACGATGAAAATGCCGAATGCCCAACCTAAAACGATGACCTTGGTCTCACGGACTAGGTTGATATAGTCTTTGAAGGCCATGAAGCAGATTGAGGATAGCGCGGCAAAACCCATCGCCAAAGCCATCGGAGTAGAGGACTTTTCACCCTTTAATCCAAGGATCACGGACGAGATGCCCAGACCGGCGAGCCAGCCGACATAGCCCTTCGAGGAGAGCAGCACCGTTACCAGCATCGGCACCGAAACCATTAAGATGCACCAGAGGCCAGCGGCGATGTCTCGCTTGATACCTACGCGATGATGCGCCGTTAGCCACCACTCCCACGCGAGGATTGGGACTGCCGCGCCAATCAAGATGCCGACGAGGCCATAGTGTTGGGCGATGTCGAGAGCCCGCCCACTATCGCTAAAGAGCTCGCGGAACATGCGATAGAGCACAAGCGCCAACAACGGACTCATGCTGAGGAGCGCGCGCCCGTTCCTCATGGAAACACAGATCGCGAGACCGCCGAGAGCGGCAACAGACATACCGAAGCCCTTCGCCACGCCAAAAGCGAGAGTTGCAACACCCAGCCATATCAGGGTGGCAAGCATAAAGCCAAAGGAGCCCTTGTCGTCTTCGGGGAGAAGATAGTGCACAACGCAAGCAGCAACCGCGCTGCCCCCTAGCACTGTCCAAATCGACTGAAGCTCCAGTACGCGTTGGGTGATCAGCCATCCCGCACCCGTCATCAGGATCGCGATCAGAATCGGTGCGAAACTGCGCCGCTTGGGATGTCCTTCAACTACGCCCAGCACCAACACGGCGCAAATCGCGGCGACGAGGCCAAACGCTTGTCCCGAGAACTTTGCATAGTTTCCGGGGCCAATGCGTCCGAGCTGATCTGCTGCCGATACGGCAACACAAGCAAGCGTGGCATGACTGACGGATACAGATGCCGCACAACCTGAAGATGCCCAGGCGATGCCACCCAATCCAAGCGCGACACCAAACAAGAGTAGGGGCATGTGGTCCGGCTGGACGGTGGTGACCGTTGCGAAGGAGACTGCCGCGACGACGAGCGCGCCTATGGCAAATCCAACAGAAGAGACAGCTCTTTGCAACAGTCGATCCAAGACCGTCGCCATCAGGATGCCAACTGCACAACCAACAGCGGCTCCGTATAGGGTCAGAATAAGCTCTGAATTCAGGCGGGTCAAACCGAAGACGGCGGCGAGAAGCGCGAGCGAAACGATGACTAATCCGAGCGGATTAGCTCGCGAAGAGTCCTCCGAATCGGTTCGGCTGCGAACAAAAAGGGA containing:
- a CDS encoding carboxypeptidase regulatory-like domain-containing protein, with product MSSKIAVSRLLAIAVAIAACFVLLAHGITREVPYGGLTGTVRMAENGKLLPNAVVYLRADIDWDRYWRGDLHLEEEPVTYSAATNEEGRYYLGSVKAGRYLLDVRGDVHKIQDVRVEVKEGKPEAVDVELEPTDPYLEVYASQHVFTPGQAIEFNLHGFSKKETSEIRIYELPFASVVAKEGLQTLLQSFRQSWKPKGLDPSQAGKLVSKIEKPNSGRDVEGVFRMPVHVDKLNEGLYWLECSTDGMMRGTWFVVSKIGLVTKIARNDAACYVVDLVSGKPIAGATISSGQSGKAVKKGQTDADGTFSYKIQRSGSRKREVVLAQHGNSWAVADSYLDSQSEGSQVTTYMYSDRPIYRPGDTVEFKGITRILRGSTYEVAANKPVSIEVRDEDSNLLAESETTTSDMGSFTGQFVTNKEMAPGDYYVEAVVAGRTESMVVTLAAYRKPTYQIKVTPEKPTYIMGEKARFIVEAQYYFGGPVVGAEVIAYVDRQALWTYGDGEQDDEYGYSYGGEYFNEYKAVTDSNGRAVIEFDTKRESDFDRPVTTTDYTYNLTASVSDPGGKYFDGTGSVKVARGQFDIHVENDQYVVEKGTPVSYKITATDSLTGKPMSGLPIKARFGREFWNGKDYEFQVQESRSLVTDASGVVRAQFTPKTAGDYQFRAEATDDKRNLVQGSDYVWVAARGFDFEGVKPEENLSLKLDKKQYKPGETAKVVVRTSMTGSWAWLTIEADSIYMSKVVRLDDPVMTLEVPVTQALTPNAYVSVCLIKDKSFRSRSRRIAVDLGAKKLNVSIASDKSVYLPGEIASYTVTTKKTDGSPVPADVSLGVVDESIYALASDRTDIAAGFFPTRYNNVDTSYSFPEVYLDGGDKAPSSITVRRVFRDTAFWAPFVRTGADGTASVSFKLPDNLTSWRATAVGITANTEVGQATQNVRARRPLMVRLEAPSFWVQSDKQRLIAAVTNDSGRDADVNLELTVEGAKVEGDLRQKQRIRNGETKAFEWTAEATTSGSAVFVAKTWIDANTTDGVELRVPILPHARQFVDYSAGILNANASMKFTLRQGFDPSIGGAEVSLTPSLGTTIYQAIDELVRFPYGCVEQTLSRFVPCLVASKMTAAKGLNRPARFSEAEQWVNEGLSRLSALQHSDGSWGWWEYDTGDPFMTAMVIEALSTAKRAGYNVSENSLSRGLEWAAAHIKTPMPEIEKNKFGTILNQYEFDEELRGRIYLCYGLTLHGARAVAEGFLTNLDLSKLGSIDSANAALAFNNMGANFVKLRDTALNRMLALGSETPNLMTWKEDCWGYETTGKALMTLSTIRPADPRLDKIVVGLMLARRGATWYSTRDTNFILMGMMNVWQRQTEVAPNLSVSIRVNGKEAGKLTLNQTYWSTPLQSVTIPTSKMRQGENTVELVPSGQGSCYYTVTMKQFVYQKALGSLNTDSGFTVTRNYYRIVPRKMEDGSYQLKPDKDPVESLKRGDTIYCVVKVKTNDYRQYVIVEDPLPSNCIVTERDVVEDPEEWRTWAWYDKLVIRSDRVAFFTRWMEAGEHTFTYSLRAENPGVASALPTVAYNMYDTDKRASSAENRIEVRR